The nucleotide window GGCTATGGAGCCCATTTGTTTGGTCAAATACTATAGTCTAGCTGTTCTTGTAAAGGCCTTCTAAAGATGAATTTGTTGTTtataatcagttgactttaagtaaAGGAGTTTGTTCTCAATAATGTGAGCAGAGCTCATTCAATCAATTAagacctttagagaaaaatattttctgcccATCTGAAGCATTCTGCCCAGCTCTGTTTCCATGAATAGTGTGGTAAGTGTATGTGTTCGCTCCAGGCTAAGAGCGTCATCTGCAGAGCAAATGGATGCTAGCAGAGGAAAGCTGGGTGGGGTGCAGAGCTGGTGCAATTGAGGGGGATGATCTAAGGAGACGTTATAGGAGTGTGTGCTATCAGGGGAATGGTTTAGTGCAGAGGGTCTGACAGAGGCTGGCAGAGAGGTAAGAAAGGGATTTCTGGAAAACATACCATTGTCTCCTCCAGAAAAGAGCTAGTATTCAGACATGGGTGATGAGTGAGGATCCTCAACAGCAAAGACAAACCACATGTAGCACTTAGTGCGAGCTGAGCGAAAAGACTTTTTACGTCCCTCTTGCACATCTCAGAATACTACCAGACAATCTGTTAACTAAGCAAAGTGAAGTGTCAGAACTTCCTTCAGCAAAGGGGAACACCATTGCATCGAGACATTCAGCTGTGTGTGTCTCCacgttcagtgcagttcagtcactcagttgtgtccgactctttgcgaccccatggactgcagcacaccaggcctccctctccatcaccaactcccggagtttacccaaactcatgtccattgagtaggtgctgccaaccaaccatctcatcctctgtcatccacttctcctcctgccctcaatctttcccagtatcagggtcttttcaaatgagtcagctcttcgaatcaggtggccaaagtattggagtttcagcttcaacatcggttcttccaatgaatgcccaggactgatctcctttagaatggactgattggatctccttgctgtccaagggactctcaagggtcttctccaacaccacaattcaaaagcatcaattcttaagtgttcagctttctttatagtccaactctctcaacCCATACATGACTCCAAAGACAGGTGTTAGAAGTGAGAACATAGGCTCAGAGGTTTCAAGGTACAGAATTGACTGGGACTGGGCAAGTTTATTAGTAGATAGCATAGAACTGATGGGAATGGCAAAGAGAAGCTACTGACACCAATCTCTTGATAAAAGTTGACTGTTGCATaatttgcaaacctatggactgtggcccaccaggctcctctgtccatgaaattctccaggcaagaatattggagtggctagccattcccttctgcaggagatatttctaacccagggatcaaaccagagtctcctctattgcaggcagattctttactgtctgagttatcATGGAAGCCTCTTGCTTAATTAGGGGGGCTGCTTTTCAGGTCTGCAGACTACTGTGTCAAATATTACAGTAGTTTACTGAAACATACAGTGAAATGATTTATTGGTTTTAATCTAACATTTTTCCCAGAAAAATTTTCCTGAATTAACTAGGTCATATTGACCCAGGTGGTCTAAAGCAGATGAAGACAGATGGCCTCAGCTGTCATTTCCTTTCCACCTATCCTTTCCCTTTGGCTTAAACAGAAGCCAGGAGCAGCACAGTGATGGAAGACAAGGAAGAGCAAAGAGATAAATAAAGTGGTCAGGCCATTTCAAGTCATTGGTGACCCATGGAATCACATGAGAGGCTTGAatagagaggaaaaggagaagctATAATATAGCTGTAGGAGTGACTTCTAATTTATGGATTAAATCTATATGTAtgacatcaaaatatttttttagtgtGATCATACATCTGTCCATGATATTGTTCAGAAATTCAGGGAAGTTAGGGCCCTTGGGTCAAGTGTAAAGTTCTATAACAGGAGAAAAATGAGGGAATGTCCTAAATACGCCCTAATAAGTCCTGTCTGTTTAGTACATTTAGTTGCACTTCAAATCAAACATTTGTTCTTCAGTCCTCAGTTGTCTCTgaccccttgtgaccccatggactgcagcaccccaggcttcctgtccttccccatctcccagaattttctcaaactcatgtccatggggttagtgatgccaaccaatcatCTCGTGCCCTTcccccccaccttcaatctttcccagcatcagtcttttctgagtcagctcttctcattgaGGGGCCAAAGTgatggagcttcagcctcagcatcagtccttccaatgaacattcaggactgatctcctttaggatggactggttggatctccttgcagtccaaaggactctcaagagtcttcttcaacaccacagttaaaaagcatcaattcttcaatgtttagccttctttatagtccaactctcacatccatatatgactactggaaaaacccatatagttttgactatatgaacctttgttggcaaagtaatgtctctacttttgaatatgctgcctaggtttgtcatagcttttctttcaaggagtaagcgtcttttaatttcatgggtgcagtcaccatctgaagtgattttggagcccaagaaaatagtctgtcactgttctattgtttccccatctttttgctgtgaagtgatgggaccagatgccatgatcttcgttttctaaatgttgagttttaagtcagctttttcactctcctctttcactttcatcaagaggctctttagttcctgttcactttctgccataagggtgatattaTTTCATCAATAACCATCAtaaggttattgatgtttctcctggcaatctatattccagcttgtacttcatccagcctagtatttcacatgatgtactctttatAGAATTTAAACAAgctggatgacaatatacagacttgacatattcctttcccaatttggaaccagtctgttgttccatgtctggtctaTCTGTTGTCTCTcagcctgcatacaggtttctacgGAGGcgagtaaggtggtctggtattcccatctttttaagaattttccacagtttgttgtgatccacacagtaaaaggctttcagttcagtcactcagtcatgtccatttctttgcgaccccacggactgtggcatgtcagtcttccctgtccatcactaactcccggatcttggtcaaactcatgtccattgagttggtgatgaagcagaagtggatgattttctgaaattctcttgctttttctatgatccagtggatgttggcaatttgatctctgattcctctactttttctaaatcAAGCATAGCCCTCCAATAATTCTCAATTCTTTCCTCACATTCCATTGCAGGGTTTGACTTTCACTCATTGCATCCTATACAGGATCTAATACAGttatcagtcttttctttttttggatcaatggacatgaaataaAGTATACTGAAAATGTAATTCATGGAAaagtctgttttcatttattattttgctaTTGGTCATTATTTTGGCTTACTTGAAATCAGGATGAATTTCTGAACATGGAAGCTATGGAAATGTAGCTCCCACTATAGGGAGCATAATTGACTTACAGTCCCAGCTGCTAGTCTCTGAGTGTAGCCCCACATTTATGCCAAAGTCATGCTGTGACCTGTTCTTGGCCAGTGACTGAACTTGGCAAGGATATGCAGGCTGGGCTGTGTCTGTGACTTGCAGGTGACTCATCAAAATTTAGAACTGGCCTGAAGAAGGTTATTCTAACCCaagcttccttccttccatcttcccTTCACTGAGTTCAGACTGGCATTGCTGTCTGACGGCTCTCCCAGAACCCTCCAGCTGCCTCCCCATTTTCACTGGAAGGtattttgttcaacaaatatctgTCATGTCAAGTCCTAGACCACAGCTATCTCTCAAAGGACTGCAACTAACACATTACATGAGCACGGTTTATTTTTTACATGAACTAGTAACCTTATTGTCACTAATCAGTTTTCCGTGATATTCTCACCCTTTTCTGAACGTCCTATTCTTTGTGTTCCCATTGAAACATGGTTTTATCGACATTATTGCACTTGCTAAATAACTGAGttaaacttgtgtgtgtgtgaactctgTGAAGGGAGGGAATTTACGTCTTCATTCAGCATGAATGCCTGGACTATAAccagaactcaataaatatttttcaacaaatgcctacctaaaaatgaaattttctaaAGTAATTAGATGAAAAAAATGCACTTAGAAGAGGATATAAATCTCTTAAGACATAAAATGTGCCATATATTTAGATTCTCTAAACTTCCTTTTTCTACGCAGcaaaatattaatgaaacaaaATGTTTAGCTAGTGAACACAGTTGAAGGTACTGGATGCATTCACTAAATGTACCATATGAATTAAAAAATGGAATGCTGTAGTTCATTCTaaagaaataagtttattttaaatgccATATCTATTTGAAATACACAAGTGAAAGAGTCTTAGGAGAAAAGTAGTAAAACAGGATTCTGAGTAAGACAGCAACAGAAATGATTCTGAGCATTGGATCAGGAACGAAGGAAATTCAAGACATATCTCATATGCCTGATTACAAAGTCAAGATTACTTTGTCCACAGTGAATTGTATACTTCCAGAAGGACTGTGATAGTAAGCCCGGGTGATGAAGATGGTCAGTTATCAAAGATATTGGAGATGCTGAGGGTTAAAACTTCATAAATCATAGATATAACCATGAGGTGACTGGAGTCATTCAGAAAGTTGATTCACAAAAGCGTGAGCTAAAGGCTGGTTAGTAACAAGATGACCGGCAACTCCTGGAGGAAACGAAAGTTGGGGAGCAGAAGTTGGATCCAGAGCCCAGAGACTGGAAGCCAGTATTTCCACAACCAAAAGACCCAAGGCCAATATTTCCAAACCCTAGAGATCCAGTATAAATTGTCTGGCAGGGACTGCGGAAGATGAAATTCTGTGGATGGGAGCAGGATGTCTGGAAAGATCTGGTCACAGCACAGGGTGCCTGGAAGCTGATGGGCCTAAAGACGTTCTCCTGACAGCCACCGTAGAGAGTGGAGCCCAGCTGGAAAGTGCTGGGGGAGTAGACAACATTGCTGGGGTAGAAAGAATCACAGGTGGAAACTGGGACCCCCAAGTAACCTCCAAGGGAACAGGAGGAGTTTCCCGTGCTGCAGTTGAAAGACATGCTGTTGGGAGTTCTGAGTTCAGCTGAGTTGCAAAGCGAAGTTTGTGACTGTGAATGTTACCTTTTACACTGGATACTTAAATACTCTAGCAATGGGTGTAATAGCATGTGTTCATTTTAATAAGAACCCTTAATTAGGCTCCAGTAAAAATGAAATGCATTAACCTTCAAAGACCTTTCTTATGAttacagacttttatttttttttattttttttttttattttatttttttttaaattttattttatttttaaactttacataactgtattagatttgccaaatatcaaaatgaatccgccacaggtatacatgtgttccccatcctgaaccctcctccctcctccctccccattccatccctctgggtcgtcccagtgcaccagccccaagcatccagtatcgtgcatcgaacctggactggcatctcatttcatacatgatattttacatgtttcaatgccattctcccaaatcttcccaccctctccctctcccacagagtccataagactgttctatacatcagtgtctcttttgctgtctcgtacacagggttattgttaccatctttctaaattccatatatatgcgttagtatactgtattggtgtttttctttctggcttacttcactctgtataataggctccagtttcatccacctcattagaactgattcaaatgtattctttttaatggctgaataatactccattgtgtatatgtaccacagctttcttatccattcatctgctgatggacatctaggttgcttccatgtcctggctattataaacagtgctgcaatgaacattggggtactcgtgtctctttcccttctggttttctcagtgtgtatgcccagcagtgggattgctggatcataaggcatgtctatttccagttttttaaggaatctccacactgttctccatagtggctgtactagtttgcattcccaccaacagtgtaagagggttcccttttctccacaccctctccagcatttattacttgtagacttttggatcgcagccattctgactggtgtgaaatggtacctcatagtggttttgatttgcatttctctgataatgagtgatgttgagcatcttttcatgtgtttgttagccatctggatgtcttctttggagaaatgtctatttagttctttggcccattttttgattgggtcatttatttttctggagttgagttgcaggagttgcttgtatattctcgagattagttgtttgtcagttgcttcatttgctattatcttctcccattctgattacagacttttaaatgaaagaatttcATTAGATTTTCAAAGCAGTTGTTCATGAAGCAAAAATGTTATTTCTCACTCATCTAGCTTGGGTAGGTGACTCTGATTGCACCATAATTGTACCTGTAAGATTGGGGTTTTATTCATCTTATCCTTCAACATAGTGTATTGAATGGGAACACAGTGAGAACTTTGTTGTGTTTAAAGCTCTAAAAAGTACTTTGTAGTCAGGAGGGAATATTCATTTTGTTCCAAGTTTAggaatagagaaggaaaaaaatcaatatctgTTTTACATCCCAAATCTTGTGTACCTTATAGAAGAAAGAACCCACTTATGATCCTTAATTGGTACAAATGTTAAATGAGCATCTAACACATTTATGTTCTAGTTTTCTTATAGCATAAGTATCCAAGCTGCTCTTCTATGCATGAGTTTTTGATTTAAGAATAAGGGATCCATATTTTCAGCAGTGCTTTGAAGTTTCCATTGTAAAAATGCTTAAGAAATCCTTATTCTGAAGTTGACTTGTTTCTTGAGAGATCACGtcaataaatttaattttcaaaaaaatctcTGCATAAAGTTTAAGTCATTTTTAGTGGTGTTGATGTCAATGAGAACAAAATAATAAGCtctatacattaaaaaagatGAACCTTTAGTCCCTTATTTTTCTCTCATAGGATAGGATTTTTACTAAAGAAGGTAAATAAAATCGAAAAGTAAGGAAAATGCCTACTACCTgtaaatttcaaagaaagatcaaGTTAGAAAAATTCATAATTACAAATGATTTTTGTAGATTGAAATGAGGGTAGAGAGTTCcataatatatgataatataaaaaagagaatgaatCCTTTTGAATTTACCTCTGATGTGGTAAATAtattaaatcatatatatatatatatatatatacacacacatatata belongs to Bubalus kerabau isolate K-KA32 ecotype Philippines breed swamp buffalo chromosome 2, PCC_UOA_SB_1v2, whole genome shotgun sequence and includes:
- the LOC129644733 gene encoding keratin-associated protein 15-1, translating into MSFNCSTGNSSCSLGGYLGVPVSTCDSFYPSNVVYSPSTFQLGSTLYGGCQENVFRPISFQAPCAVTRSFQTSCSHPQNFIFRSPCQTIYTGSLGFGNIGLGSFGCGNTGFQSLGSGSNFCSPTFVSSRSCRSSCY